Proteins from a genomic interval of Polyodon spathula isolate WHYD16114869_AA chromosome 1, ASM1765450v1, whole genome shotgun sequence:
- the LOC121313489 gene encoding beta-1,3-galactosyl-O-glycosyl-glycoprotein beta-1,6-N-acetylglucosaminyltransferase 4-like, with product MKIKQYAFKYKCFFIVLLTLGVLKILSKTVTPKRFFVEPYWGSSDSFKLNQLKETVNCTAIYDADPVEIGKTLEIRRKVIIDLEDDDVRDMAADCQRYIKLRQYSEKSVSDEEHQFPLAYSLVVHKHAGMLERLLHTIYMPQNVYCIHYDQKSSQSFKAAVQNVVKCFPNVFIASRLESVQYAHISRLQADLNCLSDLLSSPVQWKYVINLCGQDFPLKPNFELMSELKKLNGANMLESSRPSSSKKQRFTYRYELRDAPYEYQKLPFKTKEIKDPPPHSIEMFCGSAYFVLSREFILHINGSQLVKDFLAWSADTYSPDEHFWATLVRVPGVPGEILRSDPDFTDLKSKTRLVKWSYLEGTHYPPCTGSHIRSVCIYGAAELHWLINFGHWFANKFDPQVDPVLLKCLEEKIEEKQVHWVNLTK from the coding sequence ATGAAGATAAAGCAATATgcctttaaatataaatgtttttttattgtgcttttaacTCTGGGAGTTTTAAAAATTCTTTCTAAAACTGTGACCCCAAAACGCTTTTTTGTGGAACCTTATTGGGGGAGCTCCGATTCTTTCAAACTCAATCAATTAAAAGAGACCGTCAACTGCACTGCCATCTATGATGCAGATCCAGTGGAGATCGGCAAGACTCTGGAGATTAGAAGGAAAGTCATTATTGATTTGGAGGATGACGATGTCAGGGACATGGCGgctgactgccaaagatatatTAAGTTGCGACAATATTCTGAGAAATCGGTTTCAGATGAAGAGCACCAGTTTCCGTTGGCCTACTCTTTGGTTGTGCACAAACATGCAGGAATGCTTGAAAGACTCCTGCATACAATCTACATGCCTCAGAATGTCTACTGCATCCACTACGATCAGAAATCCTCACAAAGCTTTAAAGCAGCTGTCCAGAATGTAGTCAAATGTTTCCCAAATGTCTTTATTGCATCCAGACTGGAATCGGTGCAGTACGCTCATATTTCAAGGCTTCAGGCCGATCTCAACTGTCTGTCAGACCTCCTCAGCTCCCCAGTCCAATGGAAGTATGTCATCAATCTGTGCGGCCAGGACTTTCCACTGAAGCCCAACTTCGAGCTCATGTCGGAGCTAAAGAAACTGAATGGGGCCAACATGCTGGAGTCAAGCAGGCCTAGCAGCTCGAAAAAGCAGCGCTTCACTTACCGCTACGAGCTTCGCGATGCACCTTACGAGTACCAGAAGCTGCCTTTTAAAACCAAGGAGATCAAGGACCCTCCGCCCCACAGCATCGAAATGTTTTGTGGAAGTGCCTACTTTGTCTTGAGCCGCGAGTTTATTCTACACATTAATGGGAGCCAGTTAGTGAAAGACTTTTTGGCTTGGTCTGCTGATACGTATTCTCCTGATGAGCATTTCTGGGCTACCCTTGTGCGAGTGCCTGGGGTACCAGGGGAGATTCTCAGGTCCGATCCTGATTTCACAGACTTGAAGAGTAAGACACGACTTGTGAAGTGGAGCTACCTTGAGGGCACCCATTACCCTCCCTGCACTGGAAGCCACATTCGCAGCGTCTGTATCTATGGTGCAGCAGAACTGCACTGGCTCATTAATTTTGGCCATTGGTTTGCGAACAAGTTTGATCCTCAAGTAGACCCCGTTCTGCTCAAATGTTTGGAAGagaaaattgaagaaaaacaagtgCATTGGGTAAACTTGACCAAGTGA